A DNA window from Hordeum vulgare subsp. vulgare chromosome 1H, MorexV3_pseudomolecules_assembly, whole genome shotgun sequence contains the following coding sequences:
- the LOC123451129 gene encoding indole-2-monooxygenase-like, producing MEVPHADAALLVLLASILLLMARRRFGLGNAAARAREEALNKLPSPGWRLPVIGHLHQVGPLPHVSLRHLAAEHGRDGLMLVRLGAVPTLVVSTPAAAQAVLRTHDHVFASRPHSPVAHILFYGSADVVFAPYGHHWRQVKKISTTHLLTARKVHSYRHARQHEVNLVLAKVRDAMRAGVALDMSELLNAFVFDIVCHAVAGNSFRERGLNKHFRELVEANASLIGGFNLEDHFPALVKLEIFRKIVCAKARRVNNKWDDLLDRLIDEHATPPALDEDRDFIHVLLSVQQEYNLTRDHIKAQLLIMFEAGTDTSTIVLEYAMVRLMQNPRVMAMLQAEVRSTIPKGKDTVTQDDLHGLPYLKAVIKETLRLHMPGPLMVPHLSMDECIINGYTIPSGTRTFINTYAIQRDPSNWESPEEFMPERFMEGGSAAAMDYKGNDFQYFPFGSGRRICPGINFATATIQLMLTNLMYHFDWKLPPESEEEGINMTETFGLTVHRKEKLLLVPLVPQN from the exons ATGGAGGTGCCACATGCTGATGCAGCCCTGCTCGTCCTCTTGGCGTCCATCCTCCTCCTGATGGCTCGCCGTCGCTTCGGGTTGGGCAATGCGGCGGCGAGGGCCAGAGAAGAGGCGCTGAACAAGCTGCCCTCTCCCGGCTGGCGGCTCCCCGTGATCGGCCACCTGCACCAGGTTGGCCCCCTCCCGCACGTCTCTCTCCGCCACCTCGCCGCGGAGCACGGCCGTGACGGCCTCATGCTGGTCCGCCTCGGCGCCGTCCCGACGCTCGTCGTTTCGACGCCGGCTGCGGCGCAGGCAGTGCTGCGCACGCACGACCACGTGTTCGCGTCCAGACCCCACTCCCCCGTCGCCCACATCCTCTTCTATGGTTCCGCGGACGTCGTCTTCGCTCCCTACGGCCACCACTGGCGCCAGGTCAAGAAGATTTCCACCACCCACCTGCTCACCGCCAGGAAGGTCCACTCTTACCGCCACGCGCGCCAGCATGAGGTGAACCTGGTCCTGGCCAAGGTCCGCGACGCCATGCGCGCAGGCGTTGCCCTAGACATGAGCGAGCTGCTCAACGCCTTCGTCTTCGACATCGTGTGCCACGCCGTGGCAGGCAATTCTTTCAGGGAGCGAGGACTCAACAAGCACTTCCGGGAGCTGGTGGAGGCCAACGCCTCGCTCATCGGCGGCTTCAACCTGGAGGACCACTTCCCGGCACTGGTGAAGCTGGAAATCTTCAGAAAAATTGTTTGCGCCAAGGCCCGGAGAGTAAACAACAAGTGGGACGACTTGCTCGATAGGCTCATCGATGAACATGCGACCCCGCCGGCGTTGGACGAGGACAGGGACTTCATCCACGTCTTGCTTTCTGTTCAGCAAGAGTACAACCTCACAAGAGACCATATCAAAGCTCAGTTGCTG ATCATGTTTGAAGCTGGCACGGACACATCAACCATAGTACTGGAATACGCCATGGTTCGGCTAATGCAGAACCCCCGCGTCATGGCCATGCTACAAGCCGAGGTGAGGAGCACCATACCCAAGGGGAAAGACACCGTCACCCAAGACGATCTCCACGGTCTGCCCTACCTAAAGGCAGTGATCAAGGAGACACTCCGGCTTCACATGCCGGGGCCGCTCATGGTGCCCCATCTCTCCATGGACGAATGCATCATAAACGGCTACACGATACCATCGGGGACGCGCACTTTCATCAACACCTATGCTATCCAGAGGGATCCTAGCAACTGGGAGAGCCCAGAGGAGTTCATGCCTGAGCGGTTCATGGAAGGCGGCAGCGCTGCCGCCATGGACTATAAGGGGAATGATTTCCAATACTTTCCGTTTGGGTCCGGGCGCAGGATATGTCCCGGTATCAACTTCGCGACTGCGACCATTCAACTCATGCTAACAAATCTCATGTACCACTTCGACTGGAAGCTACCACCAGAATCAGAGGAAGAGGGCATAAATATGACCGAAACATTTGGGCTCACAGTGCACCGCAAAGAGAAGCTCCTACTTGTCCCTCTAGTGCCACAAAATTGA